Proteins found in one Paenibacillus sp. FSL R10-2782 genomic segment:
- a CDS encoding radical SAM/SPASM domain-containing protein — MLKTFKKVYIEITSICNLACSFCPQTQRVKKFIDPEIFRNVLDQVKPHTDFIYLHVKGEPLLHPKIDLLLESAHEKGLKVNITTNGTLLPKTGHKLLGQPALRQMNFSLHSFDGHEGSVDREGYLGNIFTFAREAVKHNVIISFRLWNLTQDNLTNVQRQRNRETLERLEQEFELDYRIEEKVIPGSGVKIAPNVYLNQDHEFEWPSLSAPEDDGKGFCHALRSQAAVLVDGTVVPCCLDGEGVINLGNVHEQSFTDIVEGERANRLYFGFSKREAVEELCRKCGYRKRFGT; from the coding sequence ATGTTGAAGACTTTTAAAAAGGTATATATTGAAATTACAAGTATCTGCAATCTCGCTTGCAGCTTTTGCCCTCAGACGCAGCGTGTGAAAAAATTTATTGATCCTGAAATCTTTCGGAATGTTCTTGATCAGGTCAAGCCGCATACGGATTTCATTTATTTGCATGTAAAAGGAGAGCCGTTGCTTCATCCGAAAATTGACCTTTTGCTGGAGAGCGCTCATGAAAAAGGGTTGAAGGTGAATATTACCACCAACGGCACTTTGCTGCCGAAAACCGGACATAAGCTGTTGGGTCAGCCTGCGCTACGACAGATGAATTTTTCGCTTCACAGCTTTGACGGGCATGAAGGCTCGGTAGACCGTGAAGGATATTTGGGCAATATTTTTACGTTTGCAAGAGAAGCTGTCAAGCATAATGTTATTATTTCGTTTCGTCTCTGGAACCTGACTCAAGATAATTTGACAAATGTGCAGCGTCAGCGCAATCGGGAGACACTTGAGCGATTGGAGCAAGAATTTGAGTTAGACTACCGGATTGAGGAAAAAGTGATACCGGGCAGTGGGGTCAAAATCGCACCAAACGTTTATTTAAATCAGGATCACGAATTTGAATGGCCAAGTCTCAGTGCCCCGGAGGATGATGGAAAAGGCTTTTGTCATGCGCTTCGCAGTCAGGCTGCGGTATTGGTCGATGGAACAGTCGTCCCTTGCTGTCTTGATGGGGAAGGCGTTATAAATTTAGGTAACGTGCATGAGCAATCTTTTACCGACATTGTTGAAGGGGAACGTGCAAATCGCTTGTACTTCGGATTCTCCAAGAGAGAAGCGGTGGAAGAGCTGTGCCGCAAGTGCGGGTACCGTAAACGATTTGGAACCTAA
- a CDS encoding TetR/AcrR family transcriptional regulator, translating to MPYPKGHKIKVRSKIVESAAQAFRANGIHDVSVPFIMKGAGLTHGGFYSHFENKEQLVAEACRYAVSDTLALLQKAVDQESQDPKINVIIDYYLSTHHRDQTEMGCIIPALSVDIARSSEEIRQIFTQELTRMITFISYMAGMDLSKGSALFSSMVGSLVLARSVNDPELSDSLLSAGKQYAKALANS from the coding sequence ATGCCTTATCCAAAAGGCCACAAGATTAAAGTACGGAGCAAGATCGTTGAAAGTGCTGCCCAGGCTTTTCGCGCCAACGGTATCCACGATGTAAGTGTGCCCTTTATTATGAAAGGGGCTGGATTAACTCACGGCGGATTTTATTCACACTTTGAGAACAAAGAACAGCTAGTCGCTGAAGCCTGTCGCTATGCTGTCAGTGATACCCTCGCACTGCTTCAGAAGGCTGTTGACCAAGAATCGCAAGATCCCAAAATTAATGTTATCATCGACTACTATTTAAGCACCCATCACCGTGATCAAACAGAAATGGGCTGTATTATTCCTGCTCTTTCCGTAGACATAGCCCGTTCTTCTGAAGAAATCCGGCAGATATTCACGCAGGAGCTGACACGAATGATTACGTTTATCTCCTATATGGCGGGAATGGATCTGTCCAAAGGTAGCGCGTTGTTCAGCAGTATGGTCGGTTCTCTAGTGCTTGCACGTTCAGTTAATGATCCTGAACTGAGCGACAGCCTTCTCTCGGCAGGCAAACAATACGCCAAAGCGCTGGCTAACAGTTGA
- the lpdA gene encoding dihydrolipoyl dehydrogenase produces the protein MSKLESVDTLVIGSGPGGYVAAGRSAQLGMKTAIVERSQLGGVCTHVGCIPSKALIAEAHRYEVLRQFNQADTAASFVNAQAFKQGIVNKQAGGVGYLMKAGGVSILEGEASLVDEHTAIIKQNGAEQTISFKHAILATGSRPIELKAFPFGGRILSSTDALSLPEAPTSLVVIGGGYIGIELGQMYAKFGTKVTILEGGERILPGFEADLVAPVVKQLKTDGVNIVTGATAEKAVQNTDAITLHYSKDQEQHHVTAEFVLVTVGRKPNTDGTLGLEHIGLPVTSRGLIETDEQCRTAIPHIFAIGDITAGPALAHKASYEAKIAAEAIAGQAAKVDYKAIPLVVFSEPELASVGLSETEAKEQALPIVIGRASFGINGRALALRAADGYIKIVAKKDSGIVLGAQIVGVEASTLISELALAIEMGATVEDLALTIHPHPTLGEVIMEAAENAVKKMDSAK, from the coding sequence ATGAGCAAGCTTGAATCTGTAGATACACTGGTCATTGGATCAGGTCCAGGAGGTTATGTGGCGGCAGGGCGTTCTGCTCAGCTTGGAATGAAGACAGCCATTGTCGAACGCAGTCAGCTAGGTGGAGTCTGTACGCATGTGGGCTGCATTCCATCCAAAGCTTTGATTGCCGAAGCACATCGCTATGAGGTACTCAGGCAGTTCAATCAGGCCGATACAGCAGCGTCATTCGTGAATGCTCAAGCCTTCAAGCAGGGGATTGTGAACAAGCAGGCAGGCGGAGTCGGATATTTAATGAAAGCGGGAGGTGTGAGTATTCTGGAAGGGGAGGCAAGCCTGGTTGATGAGCATACAGCTATCATCAAGCAAAATGGAGCGGAACAAACGATATCCTTTAAGCATGCCATATTGGCAACCGGTTCCCGCCCAATCGAGCTGAAAGCATTTCCGTTTGGCGGACGTATTTTGTCCTCTACAGATGCGCTTTCGCTTCCAGAGGCTCCGACCAGTCTGGTCGTGATAGGCGGTGGATATATCGGCATCGAGCTTGGACAGATGTATGCCAAATTTGGAACTAAGGTAACAATTCTGGAGGGAGGGGAACGGATATTGCCGGGATTTGAGGCGGATCTTGTGGCCCCTGTTGTCAAGCAGTTGAAGACAGATGGCGTAAACATCGTAACTGGTGCGACAGCCGAAAAAGCCGTGCAGAATACGGATGCCATTACGCTGCATTATTCAAAAGATCAGGAGCAGCATCATGTTACCGCAGAGTTTGTATTAGTTACTGTAGGCAGAAAGCCCAATACAGATGGCACGTTAGGACTGGAGCACATTGGCTTGCCAGTGACGAGCAGAGGGCTGATTGAGACAGACGAGCAGTGTAGAACGGCTATACCCCATATTTTTGCCATTGGAGATATTACGGCGGGTCCAGCTCTTGCCCACAAAGCTTCCTATGAAGCGAAGATTGCGGCAGAAGCGATTGCAGGTCAAGCTGCCAAAGTGGATTATAAAGCCATACCGCTGGTTGTTTTTTCTGAACCGGAGCTGGCTAGTGTTGGCCTAAGTGAAACCGAAGCCAAGGAACAAGCATTACCGATTGTCATTGGCAGAGCCTCGTTTGGGATTAACGGCAGAGCACTGGCACTAAGGGCAGCAGACGGATATATCAAAATCGTAGCAAAAAAAGATTCGGGAATCGTACTGGGGGCGCAAATCGTGGGTGTTGAAGCCTCAACACTCATTTCGGAGCTTGCTCTAGCTATCGAGATGGGCGCAACCGTAGAAGACTTGGCTCTAACCATTCATCCCCATCCCACATTGGGAGAAGTAATTATGGAGGCTGCGGAGAACGCGGTCAAAAAAATGGACAGTGCAAAGTAG
- a CDS encoding AraC family transcriptional regulator, with the protein MKLNDHILLWNHVFIQVLDVRHKKMGKEEELRSYRLPASAFLFTLRGSARVRLDDSIHRVERFHVLHGGKGMCLSVITDDVLEYYIILYKATLALTCRKEIAQLLEKENPFQNQYAFAPHYPLPLYDKVKLLEQEWRKASGLGKLHVKVLFQQFVYELLQQLYRQGIEPLKPDLVVQAVAYIREYSSRSMTLESIAEELQCSTGHLSRLFKNKMHTSPIHYLGQVRIDRAAQLLMETDATLQEIAEIVGYLDAHSLSRSFKKYKGLSPVRFKNERQHHVRKQDQDMPQKMLTYALQQTSSTRYTDIDYQYQYNVEGDLFMHGRVKITAMMIMLCLSLMLGACSAPANTNGSSQSEANSTTTASNGDGQATVQAKTRTVSTLKGDVEVPANPKRVASDQYMGHLLKLGIIPVGVRSFMLNEAWIDKSGYPKEKLVGIKDLGEFPMNLEKLTVLQPDLIIGSIEKNIDSYQKVGTTVFLPYWEGESTPGPLDKFRRISEIFGKEKEAEQWITEYENKVAEARKKIDGIVKDGETVSIVQVANKSVYVLAAEGGNYGSPTIYQMLKLPPTKKALRMKEGFENISLEVLPEYTGDHIFVYGSEDDGANQVLNSELWKGLPAVKKGQVYMYGSFSEKGDEFVMEDPYSLELQLDTIVNILLAHKK; encoded by the coding sequence ATGAAATTAAATGATCACATCTTGCTCTGGAATCATGTTTTTATACAAGTGTTGGATGTTCGTCATAAGAAAATGGGTAAAGAGGAGGAGTTGCGGAGCTATAGACTTCCGGCTAGTGCGTTCTTGTTTACTCTGCGCGGTAGTGCGCGAGTGCGGCTGGACGACAGCATTCATAGGGTGGAGCGTTTTCATGTGCTGCATGGGGGAAAAGGAATGTGCCTGAGCGTCATTACGGATGATGTGCTTGAATATTACATCATCCTGTACAAGGCAACGTTGGCCCTGACCTGTCGCAAGGAGATTGCACAATTGTTGGAAAAGGAAAATCCTTTTCAGAATCAGTATGCCTTCGCACCTCATTACCCGCTGCCCCTGTATGATAAAGTAAAGCTGTTGGAGCAAGAATGGCGTAAAGCTTCCGGACTTGGAAAACTGCATGTCAAAGTCTTATTTCAACAATTTGTATATGAGCTGTTGCAGCAGTTGTATCGACAAGGCATTGAACCCCTTAAGCCCGACCTGGTAGTGCAGGCTGTAGCATATATTCGTGAGTACTCCAGCCGCTCTATGACACTTGAGTCCATTGCAGAGGAACTGCAGTGTAGCACCGGGCATCTATCAAGGCTGTTCAAGAATAAAATGCATACCAGTCCGATTCATTATTTGGGTCAGGTACGGATAGATCGAGCAGCTCAGCTTTTAATGGAGACGGACGCCACTTTACAGGAAATTGCGGAGATTGTGGGGTATCTGGATGCTCATTCATTAAGCCGCAGCTTTAAGAAATATAAAGGACTTTCTCCTGTACGATTTAAAAATGAACGGCAGCATCATGTCAGGAAGCAAGATCAGGATATGCCCCAAAAGATGCTAACATATGCCCTTCAGCAGACTTCTTCCACACGTTATACTGATATTGATTATCAATATCAGTATAACGTGGAAGGAGATTTATTCATGCACGGAAGAGTCAAAATAACCGCCATGATGATTATGCTGTGTTTATCATTGATGCTGGGAGCTTGTTCAGCTCCTGCCAATACAAATGGAAGCTCGCAATCAGAGGCTAATTCTACAACGACAGCATCCAATGGCGATGGACAAGCGACAGTGCAAGCAAAGACAAGAACAGTATCGACACTAAAAGGAGATGTAGAAGTACCTGCAAACCCGAAACGAGTTGCATCTGATCAGTATATGGGTCATCTTTTGAAACTGGGAATTATTCCGGTAGGGGTCAGAAGCTTTATGCTGAATGAGGCCTGGATTGATAAATCAGGATATCCCAAAGAGAAGTTGGTCGGAATCAAGGATCTCGGCGAATTTCCTATGAATCTGGAGAAACTGACGGTTCTGCAACCGGATTTAATCATAGGTTCGATAGAAAAAAACATCGACAGCTACCAAAAGGTTGGAACAACTGTGTTCCTGCCATATTGGGAGGGCGAATCTACACCGGGGCCGCTGGATAAATTCCGAAGAATTAGTGAAATCTTTGGTAAGGAGAAAGAAGCCGAGCAGTGGATCACTGAATATGAGAATAAAGTCGCAGAGGCCAGAAAGAAAATTGACGGTATCGTTAAGGACGGAGAGACAGTTTCGATCGTGCAGGTTGCGAACAAATCAGTATATGTTTTAGCGGCAGAAGGCGGAAATTACGGAAGTCCAACCATTTATCAGATGTTAAAGCTGCCACCTACGAAGAAAGCATTGCGCATGAAAGAAGGATTTGAAAATATTTCGCTTGAGGTTTTGCCTGAGTATACAGGGGATCATATCTTTGTGTACGGTTCGGAAGATGATGGGGCCAATCAAGTTCTAAATAGTGAGCTATGGAAAGGCCTTCCGGCTGTAAAAAAAGGACAGGTTTATATGTACGGTTCATTCAGCGAAAAGGGCGATGAGTTTGTCATGGAAGATCCTTATTCGCTGGAGCTTCAACTTGACACGATTGTTAATATCTTATTAGCTCACAAAAAATAA
- a CDS encoding DNA alkylation repair protein, whose product MLQRKGARKGTDIPDDVLHLLQQGQLQTVNLTEWLAVDHALLLQNALDEFGLQRSSEIFLSELDHLREKRIMKIIPAIAQAWLNLFEQQTHQERTRIFDAMASHPSDSIRCWAAYIIGIDPRLSVEQKLASIRPFAADSHFGVREIAWMAVRRPVAMQLLESLILLNDWVRDQDANIRRFAIELTRPQGVWAKHIPELKEHPELALPLLEAVQSDSTKYVQDSVGNWLNDASKTKPEWVLQVCDAWLETSDTKETKRIVTRATRSLIKNQ is encoded by the coding sequence ATATTACAACGAAAAGGGGCTCGCAAGGGAACAGATATTCCTGATGATGTGCTTCACCTGCTACAGCAGGGACAGCTTCAGACGGTGAATCTCACCGAATGGCTAGCTGTCGATCATGCTTTACTGCTACAAAATGCACTTGATGAGTTTGGATTGCAGCGATCATCCGAAATCTTCTTGTCCGAATTGGATCATCTGAGGGAAAAAAGGATCATGAAAATAATCCCCGCGATTGCCCAAGCATGGCTGAACTTGTTCGAGCAACAAACACATCAAGAACGTACTCGAATCTTTGATGCGATGGCCTCTCATCCTTCAGACAGCATTCGCTGCTGGGCTGCCTACATCATCGGGATTGATCCCCGTTTAAGTGTAGAACAGAAATTGGCGAGCATTCGCCCTTTTGCAGCGGATTCACATTTTGGGGTGCGTGAAATTGCCTGGATGGCTGTAAGACGGCCCGTAGCCATGCAACTGCTGGAATCGCTCATACTTTTAAACGATTGGGTACGGGATCAGGATGCTAATATACGTCGTTTTGCCATCGAATTGACCCGGCCACAAGGTGTCTGGGCCAAGCACATTCCTGAATTGAAAGAACACCCAGAGCTGGCACTTCCACTTTTGGAAGCTGTTCAATCCGACTCGACCAAATATGTTCAGGACTCGGTAGGTAATTGGCTGAATGATGCCAGTAAAACCAAGCCGGAATGGGTGCTTCAAGTTTGTGATGCGTGGCTGGAGACTTCGGATACGAAGGAAACCAAACGAATAGTGACCCGAGCCACAAGAAGCTTGATAAAAAATCAGTAA
- a CDS encoding peroxiredoxin-like family protein, translated as MEYQKLQSDLEAAKADMEKMLPSEVLDIFDKTIQDIRNLNATYGLSLGTKAPDFSLPDYTGQVITLSEETTKGPVVLIFYRGHWCPFCNLELQAYQRYMNEITSLHAQLIAVSPQTPEHSMSMQQKNELSFHVLSDLHNQIAEKYNLKFKLPEYAHELYKSLDISLDTFHGNSAWELPVPATYVIDKEGIIRAGYADADYKKRMEPADVLQVLRSL; from the coding sequence ATGGAATATCAAAAATTACAAAGTGATCTGGAAGCAGCCAAAGCAGACATGGAAAAAATGCTTCCTTCAGAAGTACTGGATATATTTGATAAGACGATCCAGGATATTCGCAATTTGAATGCCACTTATGGATTAAGCCTTGGAACCAAAGCGCCTGATTTTAGCTTACCCGATTATACAGGCCAAGTTATAACACTATCTGAAGAAACGACAAAGGGACCTGTTGTTCTTATCTTTTACAGAGGGCACTGGTGTCCGTTCTGCAATCTGGAGCTCCAAGCCTACCAACGGTACATGAATGAGATAACGTCGCTCCATGCTCAGCTGATTGCCGTGAGTCCGCAAACTCCCGAACATTCAATGAGTATGCAACAGAAGAATGAATTGAGCTTTCATGTTTTAAGTGACCTGCATAATCAAATAGCAGAAAAATACAATCTCAAATTCAAACTTCCTGAATATGCACATGAGCTTTACAAATCATTAGACATTTCTCTGGATACTTTTCATGGTAACAGTGCCTGGGAACTCCCCGTACCCGCTACCTATGTAATTGATAAAGAAGGTATCATTCGTGCAGGATATGCTGATGCTGATTATAAAAAACGTATGGAGCCTGCTGACGTATTACAAGTTCTACGCTCTCTCTAG
- a CDS encoding Crp/Fnr family transcriptional regulator, with the protein MNSIQYLSQFNLLDSLSLEDLVEMDQMTSITTLPKNTFIQTPDTFSEGLYFVKKGKVRLYKLNADGKQFTLDILSEGNVFGEMDMISLGTRDMYIETIEECDICRMDKDRFEHFLIQHPRFMMNLIKVLSDRISGMSRLAQHLALGNLQDKILYVLIKLSDQFALQSEDEYYKINFPLSHQEIAHLVGATREAVTAALQELVKEKVIKTGFKTIYIHREKLPKL; encoded by the coding sequence ATGAATAGCATTCAATACCTATCCCAATTCAATCTGCTTGATAGTCTCTCATTAGAGGATTTAGTTGAAATGGATCAAATGACTTCCATTACGACCCTACCGAAAAATACGTTTATTCAAACCCCGGATACCTTTTCCGAAGGGCTTTATTTTGTAAAGAAGGGAAAAGTACGTCTTTATAAGCTAAACGCTGACGGAAAGCAATTTACTTTGGATATCCTCAGCGAGGGGAATGTATTTGGTGAAATGGATATGATTTCACTAGGGACAAGGGATATGTATATAGAAACGATAGAAGAATGCGATATCTGCCGGATGGACAAAGACCGTTTTGAGCATTTTTTAATCCAACATCCCCGGTTCATGATGAACTTGATCAAAGTGTTAAGCGATCGAATCTCAGGTATGAGCCGTTTGGCCCAACATCTGGCTTTGGGGAATTTACAGGATAAAATTTTATATGTTCTTATAAAACTGTCCGATCAGTTCGCCCTCCAAAGTGAAGATGAGTATTATAAAATCAATTTCCCGCTATCCCATCAAGAAATCGCTCATTTGGTCGGTGCAACCCGAGAAGCTGTAACTGCTGCTTTACAGGAGCTTGTAAAAGAAAAGGTCATTAAGACCGGATTTAAAACCATTTATATCCATCGCGAAAAGCTGCCGAAGTTGTAA
- a CDS encoding LysR family transcriptional regulator: MNLHALRLFHVVASTGSVTRASELLNISQPAITAQIKKFEKEISLTLLMPLGRGIALTDAGEKLALLAKRLFAVEQQIEQFSQDYRDGTHGHIRLAATYLPAHFLIPTWIAKFKQQYEHVEMTINTTNSNDALKQLLNIEVDFAVYGGLPEQHPDTIETEELFRDELWFVVAPDHRYANQQVTLLEMMHEPFVMREKGSSTRERLFSLCRTYNAPVPQITLNFTGLHEAITAVIAGYGANFVSSLVVREYVERGELCRVYVEDIQLQNSIAICTRKNEPLSAAALNLIQLIRSNS; this comes from the coding sequence ATGAACCTGCATGCGTTACGTTTATTCCATGTGGTCGCCTCCACCGGAAGTGTGACACGAGCCTCTGAACTATTAAATATCAGCCAACCTGCTATTACCGCTCAAATTAAAAAATTCGAAAAAGAAATATCCCTCACACTGCTCATGCCGCTGGGAAGAGGAATTGCCTTGACCGATGCTGGTGAAAAGCTTGCTTTACTCGCCAAACGGCTCTTTGCCGTTGAACAGCAAATCGAACAATTTTCACAGGATTATCGTGATGGAACCCATGGGCATATCCGGCTGGCTGCTACTTATTTACCGGCTCATTTTCTAATTCCGACCTGGATTGCGAAGTTCAAGCAACAATATGAACACGTTGAAATGACGATTAACACAACCAATTCCAATGATGCATTGAAGCAGCTATTAAATATAGAAGTGGACTTTGCCGTCTATGGGGGACTGCCAGAGCAACACCCGGATACGATTGAGACAGAAGAATTGTTTCGTGATGAGCTATGGTTTGTCGTCGCACCGGATCACCGATACGCTAATCAGCAGGTCACTTTATTAGAGATGATGCATGAACCCTTTGTTATGCGTGAAAAGGGAAGCTCGACACGGGAGCGATTGTTTTCCTTATGTCGAACCTACAATGCTCCAGTTCCCCAGATCACCCTGAACTTCACGGGATTGCATGAGGCCATTACCGCAGTTATTGCCGGATACGGTGCGAACTTTGTGTCTTCGTTGGTCGTACGCGAATATGTAGAACGCGGCGAGCTGTGCCGGGTATACGTCGAAGACATCCAGCTTCAAAATTCAATCGCTATCTGTACCCGCAAAAATGAACCTCTATCTGCCGCTGCCCTGAACCTTATTCAGCTCATCCGCAGCAACTCCTGA
- a CDS encoding O-methyltransferase, with protein MNQTNQTNTWDQVDQYISDRLIPHDAILEQVLAANQKAGLPPYDVSPNQGKLLNIFAQMQGAQRVLEIGTLGGYSTIWLGRALPKDGKIVTLEANPLHAETARSNIALAQLDGMVELREGDALKQLAQMEEERVAPFDLIFIDADKPNNPLYLAWALRLSHPGTVIIGDNVIREGEVIQALSTDPRIQGVRKFYDLLAEESRITATAIQTVGSKGYDGFVIGIVNG; from the coding sequence ATGAATCAAACGAATCAAACGAACACATGGGATCAAGTAGACCAGTATATTTCGGATCGTCTCATTCCGCATGATGCTATTCTGGAACAGGTACTGGCTGCTAATCAAAAAGCGGGATTGCCTCCGTATGATGTATCACCCAATCAGGGAAAACTGTTAAATATCTTTGCTCAAATGCAAGGTGCACAACGCGTGCTGGAGATCGGTACTTTGGGAGGATATAGTACAATCTGGCTGGGAAGGGCGTTGCCGAAGGACGGAAAAATTGTTACGCTGGAAGCCAATCCGCTTCATGCTGAAACAGCCCGGTCCAACATAGCGTTGGCCCAATTGGATGGAATGGTCGAACTTCGTGAGGGAGACGCATTAAAACAGTTAGCACAGATGGAGGAAGAACGCGTTGCCCCTTTTGATCTAATCTTTATTGATGCAGATAAACCGAATAATCCATTGTATCTAGCTTGGGCACTCCGTTTGTCGCATCCTGGCACGGTGATTATTGGCGATAACGTCATTCGTGAAGGAGAAGTCATTCAAGCCTTAAGCACAGACCCTCGTATACAGGGGGTAAGAAAATTTTATGATTTGCTGGCTGAAGAATCGAGGATTACAGCTACAGCCATTCAGACGGTAGGAAGCAAAGGCTATGATGGTTTCGTCATCGGAATCGTAAATGGTTAA
- a CDS encoding DeoR/GlpR family DNA-binding transcription regulator, which yields MLTEERYKLIIQRLQERGVVKLQELVDLLGASESTIRRDLIDLEARQLLKRIHGGAALLNQKSQEPGMEEKAFKNVQQKNAVARMAAKEILDGECIYLDAGTTTMAMIPYIEAKDVTVVTNGLSHVEALVSKRIRSYLLGGMMKIHTKAVIGSIALQNMDNFRFDKCFLGTNGVDVEMGYTTPDPEEALVKRRAHQLSGKTYVLADSSKIGEVTFAKLFELKEAILITESVPERSRRSIAQKTKIIEG from the coding sequence ATGCTGACGGAAGAAAGATACAAGTTAATAATACAGCGCTTACAAGAGCGTGGTGTTGTAAAGTTGCAGGAATTGGTCGATCTGTTGGGCGCTTCTGAATCAACGATTCGACGTGATTTAATCGATCTTGAAGCCCGTCAGTTGCTAAAGCGGATTCATGGCGGGGCAGCCTTGCTGAATCAGAAAAGTCAAGAACCTGGCATGGAAGAAAAAGCATTCAAAAACGTTCAACAGAAAAACGCAGTCGCTCGTATGGCCGCCAAAGAAATTTTGGATGGCGAATGTATTTATCTGGATGCGGGAACAACAACGATGGCGATGATTCCTTACATTGAAGCTAAAGACGTGACGGTCGTGACAAATGGCCTATCCCACGTAGAAGCACTGGTAAGCAAACGAATCAGAAGCTATCTACTGGGAGGGATGATGAAAATTCATACCAAGGCCGTAATCGGGAGTATTGCCCTGCAGAATATGGATAATTTTCGGTTCGACAAATGCTTTTTAGGAACGAACGGTGTCGATGTGGAAATGGGATATACAACTCCTGATCCCGAAGAAGCGTTGGTTAAACGGCGTGCCCATCAGCTATCCGGCAAAACCTATGTGTTGGCCGATTCCAGCAAAATTGGTGAAGTTACCTTTGCGAAGCTGTTCGAACTGAAGGAAGCTATCCTTATTACAGAATCGGTGCCTGAACGCTCACGCCGATCTATTGCTCAGAAAACTAAGATAATCGAGGGATAA
- the pfkB gene encoding 1-phosphofructokinase, producing MIYTVTLNPSIDYIVEVDDLKLGDLNRMKRDLKLPGGKGINVSRLLNQLGADSTAIGFLGGFTGRFINDTLREESIKTDFVIIEDDTRINIKLKHGDETEINGLGPAIREQEADALVQKLSGLQKNDIVVLSGSIPPSLGGDFYDRLINVCQQTGAEFVIDTTGEALMKSLVHKPLLVKPNHHELAELFGVTIHSKEEIVTYGRKLLETGAKNVLVSMAGDGALLITADEVYHANVPAGTVKNSVGAGDSMIAGFVGTLALVGDPIEAFRAGVASGSATAFSDDLATREKIEQLRPQVTITKW from the coding sequence ATGATATATACAGTAACGCTTAACCCTTCCATTGATTATATCGTGGAAGTTGACGACTTGAAGCTTGGTGATTTGAACCGGATGAAACGTGATTTGAAACTGCCGGGCGGCAAAGGTATTAATGTATCGCGTTTGTTGAATCAGTTGGGAGCAGACAGCACGGCGATTGGTTTTCTCGGAGGATTCACAGGCAGGTTTATCAACGATACATTGCGGGAGGAATCCATCAAAACTGATTTTGTAATCATCGAAGATGATACACGGATCAACATTAAGCTCAAGCATGGTGATGAAACGGAAATTAACGGCTTGGGACCTGCTATACGTGAGCAAGAGGCAGATGCGCTGGTGCAAAAGCTGTCGGGTCTCCAGAAAAATGACATTGTCGTCTTGTCTGGAAGCATCCCGCCATCACTTGGGGGGGACTTCTATGATCGGCTGATTAACGTGTGCCAGCAGACTGGGGCTGAATTCGTCATTGATACCACAGGTGAAGCGCTGATGAAGTCACTCGTTCATAAGCCGCTGCTCGTCAAGCCGAATCACCATGAGTTGGCGGAGTTGTTTGGCGTAACCATTCATTCAAAGGAGGAAATCGTCACTTACGGCCGCAAGCTGCTGGAAACAGGCGCAAAAAATGTTCTGGTTTCCATGGCAGGAGATGGAGCTTTGCTCATTACGGCAGACGAAGTGTACCACGCAAATGTACCGGCAGGAACGGTTAAAAATTCTGTAGGCGCAGGTGATTCCATGATTGCTGGATTCGTGGGTACGTTAGCTCTTGTTGGCGATCCGATCGAAGCATTCCGTGCAGGAGTGGCATCCGGAAGTGCAACCGCGTTCTCTGATGATCTGGCTACCAGAGAGAAAATTGAACAATTACGGCCGCAAGTCACGATTACAAAATGGTAA